The genomic window CGATGTGATTTCCAGTATCAATTCTGCGGAGATGGCCCGTCGCAAATTCCGGGATATCGCGGTGATTTCAGGAATGGTAATTCAAAATTATGCAGGAAAACAGCGGTCTAATAAATCGCTGCAAAGCTCTGCGGGATTAATATTCAAAGTTTTGGAAGATTACGATTCGAATCATTTTTTGGTAAGACAGGCTTATACAGAGGTTTTCAACGCACAATTGCAGGAACAAAGACTGGTGGAAGCATTCATGCGGATCGAAAAATCAAAAATTATTTTGAAATATGCTAATACTTTCACACCTTTGAGCTTCCCGATTAAGGTTGATAGTTTGCGTCAGACCCTTTCCAGTGAAGGTTTGGATTCGAGGATTCAACGGATGCTGGAACAGGCGAAGAAATGGAGAGGAATGTAAATTATCAAGAGTTAATGTGAATTTTTACATGACTTTGTTTTTAAAATAAAGCGTGGTGGAATGAAGAATCTACAACCCAGATCAGATTTCTCTTGACTTCGAAATGACAAAAATGACGTAGAATTTTTTTAATTAAAATGAAATTAGTAACAAAAAATATAAACATTCAAAACGAAACTTTTACTTTAACCAATCAGCGGGCTGTATTTTGGAAAAAGGAAAAAGCACTCATATTATCTGATCTGCATATCGGGAAAACGGCTCATTTCAGGAAAAACGGAATTGCATTGGCTAATCATATTATGAAAAATGATTTGGAACGTTTGTCGATTTTGATAGAATATTTTCAACCTGAAAAATTTATTGTTGTTGGGGATCTTCTTCACGCGGGTGATAATTCTGATGTGGATGAATTTTGCGAATGGCGAAATCAGTATCCGGATTTACAATTTTATTTAATTGAAGGAAATCACGATAAAATTTCAAAAAAATTGGAATCCAAATTATGCTTAAATCTAAAAGTAGAAGTCCTTGAAATTGATAATTTTATTTTCATCCATGATTTTGAAAAAAATCAACCGAAATTCCAGATTACGGGTCATATTCATCCGGGTTTTGTCATCAATTCGCCGGTGAAAAATATTAAGCTGCCGTGTTTTGCAATCAGCCCGGATCAATTGCTGCTTCCGGCTTTCAGTGAATTTACAGGATTGGATACAAAAAATCTCCCTAAAAAAGGAAGATTCTATGTTTTTACGGATTCTGAAATCTATGAGATTTAATCCAACGTTTTTTTCATCATAAGATCAGTTTGCTCATCATCTCCCAATCGGAAAATGTGTTTGTCAAATTCTACAAAACCGTTTTTCTTATAAAAATTTACCGCTCTTACATTTTCTTCCCAAACACCCAGCCAAATGTATTTTTTATATTGCTGTCGGGCGATTTCCAGGGATTTATCGTATAAAAGCTGTCCGATTTTTTTTCCGTGATATTCGGCTTTTACATAAATTCTTTCAATTTCAAGGGACAATTCGTCCTGTAATTCTGTCTGAGCTTTTCCTGAATTTAACTTCAGATAACCAATCGGGTTGTCTTCTTCCCAGGCAATAAAAAACTGAGAATCAGGGTTGTTGAGTTCGGTTTTTATTTTTTCTGTAGCAAAACTTTCATCAAGGTATTTTTGCATCGCTTCTTCCGAATTGCTTTTTGCAAAGGTTTCATAAAAGGTTTCTCTTCCTAGTTTCTGAAGGATTTCCAGATCTTCCGGATTGGCTTTATTGATGATAATTGCTGACATTAGTTGGTATTAATTTATGAATTGATAATGAAATTATTTCTTTAGAAATCTATTTTAAATGAATAATATTCTTTGATAAAAATTTAAATAAAATGCTTCAAATTGTAAAATCAGGAGAATAAAATTTTATCAAAAGCTTCTGCTGCCAAATGTACCTGAACCGTCCAGTCATCCGCAGCCTCACTACCCGCATCATCCGAAATATATTTTAAACAAAGAAACGGAATCTTCTCCTTCATAGCAATCAAAGCAAGAGGATAGGCTTCCATATCAACAATATTGTAATCGGTTTCCGAGTGGTTCATTTCAAAGCTGTCACCGCTTCCGCAGATACCTTCCGGTAGGTCGTTTTTTCTAAGACCATACTCCAAAATCGGCGGAATTCCGGAAAGCGGAGTTTCGTATAAACCAAATCCGAGACCTCTCACATCCATATCTCGCTGGATGAATTTTGTACAGCAAATAACCTCTCCTTTATGAAAATTTTTACTTCCGGCAGATCCGAGATTAACAATCAGTTTTGGTTTTCTGCGATGGATTTCTTTGGTTAATTCCATGGCAGCATTTACTTTTCCGATGCCTGTAATTAATTTATTTTTATCGTTAAAAACCTCTCCCGCTTCAGAATCCAGGGCAAAAACAAAAAGCGTTTCTTCCACCGGAAATTGATGTTTTTCGTTTATTTTTATCATTCTATTAAAAAATTAAATTTCACAACCTTCTGTATCACAGGAAGCTCCATTGTCTGAATCCTTCTTCAAAGGAGAAACGGTTTCATCATAAGTTTGCTGAAGTGCACTGGCGAAAAGTTCCACAGGCTGCGCTCCTGAAACGGCATATTTTCCATTTAAAATAAAGAAAGGAACGCCTGAAACTCCATTATTTCTGGCTTCCATAATGTCCTGATTTACATCGTAATCAAATTCTTCGGAAGTTAAAACTTTTTCCGTTTCAGTGCTGTCAATGCCTAAACTTTCAGCAATGGAAATTAATGTCTGCAGGTCGCCAACGTTTTTTCCGTCAATGAAATGAGCAATAAACAAAGCCTCTTCCATTTCATTGGACTTGTTAAATTTTTTAGCAAGATGAAGCAATTTGTGGGCTGAAAAAGTATTGGTAATTAATGCTTTATCAAAATTAAAATCAATTCCGGCACCTTTACCCATTTGCTGCACCTGACCGATCATTTGCTGAGCCTGAGCTTCCGGAAAACCTTTCTTCTCTTTAAAATATTCGATGGTATTTTTGGTTTCCTTCGGATCTAAAGTCGGATCGAGCTGGAAGCTTTTCCACTCTACCTGAACTTCATCTTTGAAGGGCAATTTTTCCAAGGCCTGTTCAAAATTATTTTTACCTATATAGCAAAACGGACACATCACATCCGACCAGATTTCTATTTTCATTGTCGTTAATTGAAATTTATTTTAAAATTAAATCAAATTGAAATAATTTCACTCCAAATATACTTATTTCATGATAAGAATTTAATATGCTTTATCGGTTTTACCGATGATGGGTATTGAAAAAAAACGTTTTTAAAATTTAAAAATAATGAAGAATTTTGCAGTATGAAAATTATACCACTCAAAGAAGGAAATTTTTCTACAAATGAGACAAAAGACTTTACACTTTTAACAAATGAAAATGTTGAAACTGCTAAAGGAATAAAGATGTCTGTACAGCCTTTTCTTATTATTACCCATAAGGATATTATTCTTCTGGATGCAGGAATCGGATGGAAAAATGACAACGGGAAAACGGTAATTTCTGCTATTCTCGAAAAGGAAAATATTCACCCAAATCAGGTAACGAAAGTATTGCTTTCACATCTTCATAAAGATCATATTGAAACTGTAATAAGCCGTACGGAAAACGGTTTCCAGGCTACCTTTCCCAATGCTGAAATCTATATTCAAAAACGGGAATTGGCTTTCGCAATGGAAAATACGGGAAGCTATTCTTTTGATTTTGATACCCTTGAAAAGCTGATCGAACTTGAAAATATTGTCTGGATGGATGATAATAAAGGAAATATCACAGATGAAATTTCATTCGAGGTTGTGGGTGGTCATACCCCATTCATGCAGGTTTTCTGGATCAGGGAAAATGATGAAACTGTCTTTTACGGTGCAGATGATCTTCCACAGGAATCCTACCTGAAATATCATCTTGCCTACAAGAGTGATTTCGATGGCAGAAAAGCAATGGAGCTGAGATTAAAATGGCAGAAAGAAGCCATTGAAAATCACTGGAAAGTGCTGCTGTACCATGATCTGGATAAAGCTATCCTGGAGTTTTAGCCGAAAAAAAAATGGTTTAAAGATCATTAAACCATTTATAAATATCTACCTCAGAAGGTATGCTGAGCTTTTTTCTAAGCCTGTTTTTTCTGTTTTGAATGGCCTTTGGAGTAACAAAGGTATAAGTGGCAATCTCTTTGGTCGTAAGGTTTAGTTTTAAATAAATACAAAAAATCAGTTCCGAATTTTTAAGATTGGGCTGAATAGCAGATAACTTTCCGAAAAAATCCGGATCTACTAATCTGAATTTGTTCAGCAAGCGCGGAGAATTTTCTTTGGCCAAAGTTAAAATCTCGTCTTGAACAAAAATCTTTTGGTTTATATCGTCTAAATTGAATCCTGGTTTATCGTTTCTCATAATAATTTCTCATCTCTACTAAGTTCTGTTGTCCAAACGGAGGCTCAGAATTAAATCTTCTATACTTATTTTTTCAAATTTTAATAATAATTTGAACCTTGAAGTTTCAACTTTTATTAAATCTTTTACATGAGCTAAGTATTGCTAGTCCTTCTATACAGGCGTTTTCTTTATTTTTATAATTAGTCTTAAAAATTTTCTTAAAGAGAAATAAAAGCAAAGAAAGAAAAAATGATTAAAATTTTCTCGAATTGAAATACCACATACATACCACGCGAGCCTTTAAATGCTATCCTTGATTTACTTTTGTGCTTGTTCTCTTAAATTGTGAATATGCCTATATATTACTATGGATCAAAAGTAGCTAATATTCGCTTCTCTTTTTATGATCGTAATCAACACCCGGATAAAATTTTAGCAGGTCTGTAATGGTAAATTTTCATCATTAAATTTCTATAAAAAGTAAGATTTAATAAAAATTATATTTAATTATTTTGGATGGCTATTCTTTAATTTTTAAATTGAAATTAATTTTTAGATTAAATTATTACATCATGGAAAAAGTTGGATTTATAGGCCTTGGAAATATGGGACACCCGATGGCAAAAAATTTAGAAAAAGCAGGATTTTATTTATCTGTTTACAATAGAACTGCAGAAAAAGCAGAAGATTTTAAAGAAAAATCTAAAGTTTGTAGTACGGTGAGTGAGTTGGTACAAAATAGTGACATTATTTTTACTATGCTTACCAATGACACGGCTGTGAAGGCTGTTTACGAAGAAATTTTTACACAGAATATTACCGGAAAGCTTTTCATTGATATGAGTACGATTTCGCCGGAAGCATCCAGGGAAATGGCCGATGCCATCAAAATAAAAGAAGGCAGATTCATCGATGCACCGGTTGCCGGAAGTACAAAACCTGCTGCCGAAGGGACGTTGATCATCTTGGCCGGAGGTGAAGAAAAAGATATTGAAAGGGCAAAACCTTATTTGCAAAAACTGGGAAAAGTTATTAAACATTTAGGCAAAAATGGAAAAGGAATTGCAGCGAAACTTTCCGTTAATTATTTTATTTCAATAATTTATCAGGGATTGGCGGAAACTATTTTATTTTCTGATAAGCTTGGAATCGACCGTAAAGATATGCTCGAAATCATCAACGAAAGTGCAAGCGGAAGCGGCGCCACAAAAGTGAAAACTCCCCTATTGATCGATGATCAGTACGAACCGGCTTTTGCTTTAGATTTAATGCTAAAAGACATATTGCTGGCAAAAAATGCAGGCGCAGATTTTCCTTTGTCAAAAACTTTGATTGAAACGTACCAGTCTGCGCATGATGCAGGTTTCGGAAAAGATGATGTGATCGGAATTATTAATTATCTGAAAAAATAATTTTCGTTACATATCAAGTTGTCGTTGAAATTCTTCAATATACTTGGCCAGATGAATACCGTCTGCCAAACCATGATGCGCTTCAACAGAAACAGGAAGGAATTTCTTTCCGTCACGGATATTAAACTTCCCAAAAGTGATTTTTGGGATACATTCTTTCGGATCAAAATTGGTCGGATGCAGCAAGGCACTGAAAGAATTCCACGGAATGGTGGTGTGTCTGATATGGTTGATCGGCAAAACATCATTGCTGATGCCTAATCCTGTAGAGTTCTGCACAGATTTTATTTCTTTCTGCAAGCCTTGGTTGAACGTTTCAAAATCTTCAGAATAATGGAAGAATGAGAAGCCAAATGTTCCGTCTGCCCTTCCGATCGTGCTTCCACCGTGCACTTCATCGTACAAAATCACCTGATCACCGACGATTCGAAGCTTTAGCTCTTCTACAGAATTTACGGCAACCATCGATTTGTGAAGGTAATAAGCAAAGAACGAATGGCCGTTTTCTTTTGCTTTTTCGTACGCTTTGGTGCATTCGACCTCAGTCGTGAAGCCGAAATACGGACTTTTCATTTTAGAGAAAAATTCAAAATGTTCTTTTCTTTTCCAGCTCGCGATATCTATTACCTTCATTAAATTTTTTTTGCAAATTTCAGGAAGTTTTATGATTTTAAAAAATTGTATCAGAAATTTTTGATGTTAATATTCTAAAATCTCTATAAAAAGATCCTTTTTTGTTTAAATAAAATATTGTTCCTTTGTATTTATCATCTGGTATTTTTATGAAAAAATCGGAAGCAACCCGCCTTACTATTCTTCAAAAAGCATTTGAACTGATCTATGAAAATGGCTATCAGACAACCAGCGTGGATGAGATCATTGCAACAACTCAGGTGACGAAAGGGGCCTTCTATTATCATTTTAAAACTAAGGACGAAATGGGGCTTGCAATCATCAGAGAGCTCATGATTCCTAACTTCAAAAATACTTTCATTGAGCCTTTTCAAGATTCTGTGAATCCGTTAGATACGATTTATAATTTAATGTATAATTTATTAATGGAAAATGAAGCTTTAAAGGTTGAATACGGCTGTCCCGCTTCCAATTTTACGCAGGAAATGGCTCCTTGGAATATTGATTTTACCAAAGCTTTAAACGAACTTTCTCTGCAGTGGGAAAAAGCGATGATTGACGCGATTGAAAAAGGAAGAAAAAATGGAGTTATTAAATCTTCAGTCAATGCAAAAGAAGTGGCTGTTTTTACCCTTTCCGGGTATTGGGGCGTAAGAAATTTAGGCAAACTGGAAAATTCTAAATCTGTATATCTTGTTTATTTAAAAGGACTTAAGTCTTATTTTGATTCATTGAAATAATTTTTTTCATTAAAAACATACTAGTTAGTATGTTTTTATTTTACCTTTGTCTTATTCTTAAAAAATAATCATGTATCAAACGCTTACATTTTTACATTCACTGTTTCGATGGCTGGTTTTATTGAGTTTAGTCTACTCGATTTTCATCGCTTACAAAGGGTATTTTTCGGATAAAAAATTTTCAAAAACTGATGATTCGGTGAGACACTGGACGGCGACAATTGCCCATATTCAGCTGATTTTAGGAATAACTTTATACTCTCAAAGTCCTATCATCAGGTATTTCTGGAATAATTTTAATGAAGCTAAGGAATCTTTTGATCTTTTATTTTTTGGATTAATTCACATTTTTCTGATGCTGTTTTCGATTGTTTTAATTACCATCGGATCAGCAGTTTCAAAAAGAAAAAACACTGATAAAGAGAAGTTTAAAACGATGCTCATTTATTTTATTATTGCTTTACTTATCATTTTCATTGCGATTCCATGGCCTTTCTCTCCTTTTGCTAACAGACCTTATTTCAGATAATTATGATTGACTTATTTAAAACAAAAATCGGACGCTTACGGATCATTGCAATTCTTGAAGGAATTTCTTTGTTAACCTTAGTATTTATCGCCGTCCCAATGAAATACGGATTTGATAATCCTGCTTTCGTGAAGATGATGGGGCCAATTCATGGTTCATTATTCCTGCTGTTTCTATTCAATACTTTAAGTGTGGGTGTCGAGCAAAAATGGAAGTTTAAAGAAATAACCTGGAAGGTACTTTTGGCGTGTATTATTCCGTTTGGAACTTTTTATATTGACAGAAAAATTTTAAATAAACTATGAAAAATATAGTGATTTTTTTAGGAATTGTTCTGGTAATTTATGTTGTGTACAGGATTTATAAATACCAGACATTGGATAATGGTTTGGACCAGCTCATCAAAAACGGAGCGGTCATTTTAGATGTAAGAACCGAAAAAGAATATGAAACAGGTCATATTGCGGGTTCTCAGAATATTTCACTTGGAACAATTAGAGAAAGATATGTAGAACTTGATCCGGATAAGACATACATCACTGTTTGCTCTCATGGACTGAGGAGTGTAAAAGTTGAAAATATTTTAAAGGAAAAAGGATTCAGAAAAGTCTATAATGGTGGTGCGTGGAGTGATTTGCAGAAAAGCTTTAACCTGAAAGTTTCTGAAAAATAATCACTATTCAATTTATTTTTTTAATTAAAATTCTTTTTTGATATTAATATTTTAAGATGGTAGGATTTTTGAATTATTACAGGTAATTCTTTTATTCAAAACCAATCACTTTAAAATATAATATTATGTCAACAGAAAATCTTACCAATCAGGACGCGATTAAAAAAATTAAGGAATTATCGGAAAATGCAAAAATCTGTATGTTTTGTACAGAGCTGGATGTTGTTCCGATCAATTCCCGCCCGATGACGCTTCAGGAA from Chryseobacterium wanjuense includes these protein-coding regions:
- the pdeM gene encoding ligase-associated DNA damage response endonuclease PdeM; the encoded protein is MKLVTKNINIQNETFTLTNQRAVFWKKEKALILSDLHIGKTAHFRKNGIALANHIMKNDLERLSILIEYFQPEKFIVVGDLLHAGDNSDVDEFCEWRNQYPDLQFYLIEGNHDKISKKLESKLCLNLKVEVLEIDNFIFIHDFEKNQPKFQITGHIHPGFVINSPVKNIKLPCFAISPDQLLLPAFSEFTGLDTKNLPKKGRFYVFTDSEIYEI
- a CDS encoding GNAT family N-acetyltransferase yields the protein MSAIIINKANPEDLEILQKLGRETFYETFAKSNSEEAMQKYLDESFATEKIKTELNNPDSQFFIAWEEDNPIGYLKLNSGKAQTELQDELSLEIERIYVKAEYHGKKIGQLLYDKSLEIARQQYKKYIWLGVWEENVRAVNFYKKNGFVEFDKHIFRLGDDEQTDLMMKKTLD
- a CDS encoding 5'-methylthioadenosine/S-adenosylhomocysteine nucleosidase family protein, encoding MIKINEKHQFPVEETLFVFALDSEAGEVFNDKNKLITGIGKVNAAMELTKEIHRRKPKLIVNLGSAGSKNFHKGEVICCTKFIQRDMDVRGLGFGLYETPLSGIPPILEYGLRKNDLPEGICGSGDSFEMNHSETDYNIVDMEAYPLALIAMKEKIPFLCLKYISDDAGSEAADDWTVQVHLAAEAFDKILFS
- a CDS encoding DsbA family oxidoreductase; the protein is MKIEIWSDVMCPFCYIGKNNFEQALEKLPFKDEVQVEWKSFQLDPTLDPKETKNTIEYFKEKKGFPEAQAQQMIGQVQQMGKGAGIDFNFDKALITNTFSAHKLLHLAKKFNKSNEMEEALFIAHFIDGKNVGDLQTLISIAESLGIDSTETEKVLTSEEFDYDVNQDIMEARNNGVSGVPFFILNGKYAVSGAQPVELFASALQQTYDETVSPLKKDSDNGASCDTEGCEI
- a CDS encoding MBL fold metallo-hydrolase, translated to MKIIPLKEGNFSTNETKDFTLLTNENVETAKGIKMSVQPFLIITHKDIILLDAGIGWKNDNGKTVISAILEKENIHPNQVTKVLLSHLHKDHIETVISRTENGFQATFPNAEIYIQKRELAFAMENTGSYSFDFDTLEKLIELENIVWMDDNKGNITDEISFEVVGGHTPFMQVFWIRENDETVFYGADDLPQESYLKYHLAYKSDFDGRKAMELRLKWQKEAIENHWKVLLYHDLDKAILEF
- a CDS encoding helix-turn-helix transcriptional regulator, encoding MRNDKPGFNLDDINQKIFVQDEILTLAKENSPRLLNKFRLVDPDFFGKLSAIQPNLKNSELIFCIYLKLNLTTKEIATYTFVTPKAIQNRKNRLRKKLSIPSEVDIYKWFNDL
- a CDS encoding NAD(P)-dependent oxidoreductase — translated: MEKVGFIGLGNMGHPMAKNLEKAGFYLSVYNRTAEKAEDFKEKSKVCSTVSELVQNSDIIFTMLTNDTAVKAVYEEIFTQNITGKLFIDMSTISPEASREMADAIKIKEGRFIDAPVAGSTKPAAEGTLIILAGGEEKDIERAKPYLQKLGKVIKHLGKNGKGIAAKLSVNYFISIIYQGLAETILFSDKLGIDRKDMLEIINESASGSGATKVKTPLLIDDQYEPAFALDLMLKDILLAKNAGADFPLSKTLIETYQSAHDAGFGKDDVIGIINYLKK
- a CDS encoding chloramphenicol acetyltransferase, giving the protein MKVIDIASWKRKEHFEFFSKMKSPYFGFTTEVECTKAYEKAKENGHSFFAYYLHKSMVAVNSVEELKLRIVGDQVILYDEVHGGSTIGRADGTFGFSFFHYSEDFETFNQGLQKEIKSVQNSTGLGISNDVLPINHIRHTTIPWNSFSALLHPTNFDPKECIPKITFGKFNIRDGKKFLPVSVEAHHGLADGIHLAKYIEEFQRQLDM
- a CDS encoding TetR/AcrR family transcriptional regulator, with protein sequence MKKSEATRLTILQKAFELIYENGYQTTSVDEIIATTQVTKGAFYYHFKTKDEMGLAIIRELMIPNFKNTFIEPFQDSVNPLDTIYNLMYNLLMENEALKVEYGCPASNFTQEMAPWNIDFTKALNELSLQWEKAMIDAIEKGRKNGVIKSSVNAKEVAVFTLSGYWGVRNLGKLENSKSVYLVYLKGLKSYFDSLK
- a CDS encoding DUF3817 domain-containing protein; the encoded protein is MIDLFKTKIGRLRIIAILEGISLLTLVFIAVPMKYGFDNPAFVKMMGPIHGSLFLLFLFNTLSVGVEQKWKFKEITWKVLLACIIPFGTFYIDRKILNKL
- a CDS encoding rhodanese-like domain-containing protein, which produces MKNIVIFLGIVLVIYVVYRIYKYQTLDNGLDQLIKNGAVILDVRTEKEYETGHIAGSQNISLGTIRERYVELDPDKTYITVCSHGLRSVKVENILKEKGFRKVYNGGAWSDLQKSFNLKVSEK